Proteins encoded in a region of the Bubalus bubalis isolate 160015118507 breed Murrah chromosome 9, NDDB_SH_1, whole genome shotgun sequence genome:
- the IZUMO4 gene encoding izumo sperm-egg fusion protein 4 isoform X2, translating into MALLLCLGLTAALARGCLHCHGNFSDKFSFYRHHVNLKSWWVGDIPVSGSLLSDWSQDTMKELHLAIPAEITREKLNQVANAVYQRMDQLYQGKMYFPGYFPNELRAIFREQVHLIQNAIIESRIDCQRHCGIFQYETISCTNCTDSHVVCFGYNCESSAQWERAVQGLLQYINKWHSLISPSFTCLEPPHLANLTLENASECLTQH; encoded by the exons ATGGCCCTGCTGCTGTGCCTGGGCCTGACAGCAGCGCTGGCCCGCGGCTGCTTGCACTGCCATGGTAACTTCTCGGATAAGTTTTCCTTCTACCGTCATCACGTGAACCTCAAGTCCTGGTGGGTGGGCGACATCCCCGTGTCGGGCTCTCTGCTGAGCGACTGGAGCCAGGACACAATGAAGGAGCTGCACCTGGCCATCCCCGCGGAGATCA CCCGGGAGAAGCTGAACCAAGTGGCGAACGCCGTGTACCAGAGGATGGATCAACTGTACCAGGGAAAGATGTACTTCCCGG GGTATTTCCCCAACGAGCTGCGAGCTATCTTCCGGGAGCAGGTGCACCTCATCCAGAATGCCATCATCGAAA GCCGCATCGACTGTCAGCGTCACTGTG GCATCTTCCAGTACGAGACTATCTCCTGCACCAACTGCACGGATTCGCACGTCGTCTGCTTTGGCTACAACTGCGA GTCATCAGCGCAGTGGGAGAGAGCAGTGCAGGGCCTCCTCCAGTACAT AAATAAGTGGCACAG CTTGATATCACCAAGCTTCACATGTCTGGAGCCCCCACACCTGGCCAACCTGACTCTGGAAAACGCCTCCGAGTGCCTGACGCAGCACTGA
- the IZUMO4 gene encoding izumo sperm-egg fusion protein 4 isoform X1 — protein MALLLCLGLTAALARGCLHCHGNFSDKFSFYRHHVNLKSWWVGDIPVSGSLLSDWSQDTMKELHLAIPAEITREKLNQVANAVYQRMDQLYQGKMYFPGYFPNELRAIFREQVHLIQNAIIESRIDCQRHCGIFQYETISCTNCTDSHVVCFGYNCESSAQWERAVQGLLQYINKWHRMDTNTSLISPSFTCLEPPHLANLTLENASECLTQH, from the exons ATGGCCCTGCTGCTGTGCCTGGGCCTGACAGCAGCGCTGGCCCGCGGCTGCTTGCACTGCCATGGTAACTTCTCGGATAAGTTTTCCTTCTACCGTCATCACGTGAACCTCAAGTCCTGGTGGGTGGGCGACATCCCCGTGTCGGGCTCTCTGCTGAGCGACTGGAGCCAGGACACAATGAAGGAGCTGCACCTGGCCATCCCCGCGGAGATCA CCCGGGAGAAGCTGAACCAAGTGGCGAACGCCGTGTACCAGAGGATGGATCAACTGTACCAGGGAAAGATGTACTTCCCGG GGTATTTCCCCAACGAGCTGCGAGCTATCTTCCGGGAGCAGGTGCACCTCATCCAGAATGCCATCATCGAAA GCCGCATCGACTGTCAGCGTCACTGTG GCATCTTCCAGTACGAGACTATCTCCTGCACCAACTGCACGGATTCGCACGTCGTCTGCTTTGGCTACAACTGCGA GTCATCAGCGCAGTGGGAGAGAGCAGTGCAGGGCCTCCTCCAGTACAT AAATAAGTGGCACAG AATGGACACCAATACAAG CTTGATATCACCAAGCTTCACATGTCTGGAGCCCCCACACCTGGCCAACCTGACTCTGGAAAACGCCTCCGAGTGCCTGACGCAGCACTGA